From a region of the Triticum aestivum cultivar Chinese Spring chromosome 7D, IWGSC CS RefSeq v2.1, whole genome shotgun sequence genome:
- the LOC100127073 gene encoding uncharacterized protein, producing the protein MDYSNGSFFPSWPGNSASENYSFVDGSVESYAEEGSMPPTGYFRARSNQNLTFDEHEQNPAMLANGCLPYNTQTDLLSGEILSEDKHSNSLMELPQLQNNGSLQSNLIPPGTLQCTSTPGTFDLQLDTPGLLELPHALSSSIESNGSEVSAFLADVHAVSSASTLCSTFQNVPSYMEPVSLEAFSFQGIQNAAMFNNTSHSNGNLSVFDEATMASLHDSKEFLSGSISSFGTAEQSQLAGSGLKAEQQEQNAMCNIPLPFASGSQMAVSEAQGAMIPSKISSTMHNNKSEYPVPISHSADAQNKANSANGNSASAKPRARARRGQATDPHSIAERLRREKISERMKNLQDLVPNSNKADKSSMLDEIIDYVKFLQLQVKVLSMSRLGAPGAVLPLLAESQTEGRSNSPLSSPTASQGLLDAAGPEDSLVFEQEVIKLMETSITNAMQYLQNKGLCLMPIALASAISNQKGTSAAAIPPER; encoded by the exons ATGGACTACTCTAATGGTTCTTTCTTTCCTTCATGGCCTGGCAATTCCGCTTCCGAGAATTATAGCTTTGTTGATGGTTCAGTGGAATCATATGCAGAAGAAGGAAGTATGCCACCTACAGGCTATTTCAGAGCTAGATCAAATCAGAATTTAACATTTGATGAGCATGAACAGAACCCTGCTATGCTTGCAAATGGGTGCTTGCCGTACAACACCCAGACTGATCTATTATCTGGTGAGATTCTGTCAGAGGACAAACATTCCAACAGCCTTATGGAGCTTCCACAACTTCAGAACAATGGCAGTCTGCAAAGTAATTTAATCCCACCAGGGACTCTTCAGTGCACTTCAACACCTGGAACATTTGACCTGCAGTTGGATACCCCTGGCCTTCTAGAACTTCCTCATGCCTTGTCCAGTTCAATTGAAAGCAATGGTAGTGAAGTTTCAGcttttcttgctgatgtacatgcTGTTTCTTCAGCCTCAACTCTGTGCTCGACATTCCAAAATGTTCCTTCCTACATGGAACCAGTAAGCCTAGAAGCTTTCAGTTTTCAAGGGATACAAAATGCTGCTATGTTCAACAATACAAGTCATTCAAATGGGAACCTGTCAGTATTTGATGAGGCAACCATGGCATCACTACAT GATAGCAAAGAATTTCTCAGTGGTAGCATCTCATCTTTTGGTACGGCCGAGCAGTCACAACTAGCTGGTAGTGGTTTGAAGGCTGAACAACAG GAACAAAATGCGATGTGCAATATTCCACTCCCTTTCGCTTCTGGTAGTCAGATGGCAGTGAGTGAAGCACAAGGGGCAATGATTCCTTCGAAG ATAAGCTCAACGATGCATAACAATAAAAGTGAGTACCCTGTCCCTATCAGCCATTCTGCTGATGCGCAGAACAAGGCAAATTCAGCTAATGGAAACAGTGCCAGTGCTAAGCCACGAGCAAGGGCTCGTCGTGGACAGGCAACTGACCCTCATAGTATTGCTGAACGG CTTCGCAGAGAGAAGATCTCAGAGAGGATGAAAAATCTCCAAGACCTTGTACCAAACTCAAATAAG GCAGATAAATCATCAATGCTCGATGAAATAATTGATTATGTGAAATTTCTTCAGCTTCAGGTGAAG GTCTTAAGCATGAGTAGGCTAGGAGCTCCCGGGGCAGTTCTTCCCCTCCTTGCAGAATCTCAAACTGAG GGCCGTAGCAATTCACCTCTATCATCTCCAACCGCTTCACAAGGGCTTCTGGACGCAGCAGGCCCAGAAGACAGCTTGGTCTTTGAGCAAGAAGTTATAAAGCTGATGGAAACAAGC